From Paenibacillus graminis:
CTCCTGAACGCCGCGGTCCAGTTCATCAAGCCGTGGCATGATCGAGTCAACCAGACTGAAAGGGGGCTTCACGTCCGGCAACTGCTCCAGCTGCCGGGAGAGCGTGCTCAGACGGTCATAGACATCCGCGCACGAAGGACAATTGTCGATATGACGGAACATTTCAATCATTTCTTCTTGGCTCAAATCATGATCCAGATAGCGGTGCATCCATTCCATCACCTCCGCGCATTTCATCCTGATACACCACCTTTCTGATACTCCTGAAGTCTGTTCTGCAGCTGCTGCCTGGCTCGGAACAAGTACGATTTCACCGTGTTCAGGGGCAGATCCAGCGAGTCTGCAATCTCGTTGTAAGAAAAATCCTGCAAATACCGCAGAACGATTACTGTCCGGTGATGTTCCGGAAGCTGGTCAATCGCCTCACGTATATCCTCCGCCAGGTAACCGGACAATACTTCACGTTCCACATCATGTTTATCCGGAAACACCATTTCATGTTCGTCAATGGAAACTGTAGGTTTTGTTCTTCTGAACTTGTCAATGCATATGTTGGTCACAATCCGCTGTACCCATGTCTTGAACTGGGCCTTTTCCTCGTAGGAACCGATTTTGGTATACACGCGGATAAGCGCCTCCTGTGAAGCATCCAAAGCATCCTGCTCATTATGAAGAATGTAGAAGGCCGTCTTATATACATGTCCTTCAATTTCTCGCAATAGGGTGATTAGAGCGTCGCGATCGCCCGCTTGAGCGGCTCTGATGAGTCCCTGCTCCACCACGAAGGTTCCCCCTCTCTATGCAATCTTACTGACGCGCAAGACTGCGAAATTGTTGCAAGCCTATAATCATTATTTTTGTTAATGCATAATCCTTACTAAGCATACAGGGGAAGCTCGAATCATTCAAATACTCTTTTAGTGAAGATCGTTACAATAATGAAATCAGAAAACATGCAAAACAGCCGGTTGCACCTTCTTCAGGTGAAAACCGGCTGTTGTTCAACCAAACATTTTAGAATTTTTGTCACTTAAGCTGAATTTTAAGCGCCTTTGATTTCCTTGAACTTCGCCACATATTTGGCGGCCAGCTCGGTGATCTGGTCGTAGCGTCCTTCCTTGGCCGGAGCGGTCAGGTTGCCGCCGATGCCTACAGCGATACAGCCGTTCGCGATCCATTTCTCCATATTGTTGAGATCCACACCGCCGGTAGGCATAATGTTCACATGCGGCATTGGCCCTTTGACAGCCTTCACGTAATCCGGCCCGAAGGCGCTGCCCGGGAACAGCTTCAGCACATCCACGCCCAGCTTCAGTGCTTCTTTCATTTCATTTAATGTCATACAGCCCGGCATATAAGGGATACCGTAGAGATTGCACATTTTGGCGGTTTCTTCTTCAAAAGAAGGGCTGACCACAAATTCCGAACCGGCCAGAATGGCGATTCTTGCGGTAAGCGGATCAAGCACTGTACCTGCGCCGATTACCGCACGGCTACCGTATTCAGCTACCAGGCGTTTGATCGCCACGTCGGCATCCGGAGTTGTAAAGGTAACTTCAATGTTGTTGAGTCCACCTTCAATACAGGCAGCGGACATTTTAACAGCATCATCGGCATTGTCGGCACGGATTACAGCTACTACACCAACGGCTGTAATGTTCTGCAATACTTTTATTTTTTTCATCATAAACTCCCTTTCTTGGTCAATTCTCGGCATAAGAATATTTATTTAGATAAATAATTTTATCTAATTTACTAACCACAAGCCAAAACCTTCTAATAAAATAGTAATAATAATGTCTACTGGCGTCAATATATATTTATATGAGCACGTCCAAAAAGAATCACAAAAACAAAAATACCCTTATAAAATAAGACTTAACGCATTCTATGCGATTTCATAACGTTAATTTATTTCGCTGAAATGAGGGATGTCTTATTGTAGAAAACCGATTTATGTGATAATTTCAAATTACTAATCATAATTCATTTA
This genomic window contains:
- a CDS encoding RNA polymerase sigma factor: MVEQGLIRAAQAGDRDALITLLREIEGHVYKTAFYILHNEQDALDASQEALIRVYTKIGSYEEKAQFKTWVQRIVTNICIDKFRRTKPTVSIDEHEMVFPDKHDVEREVLSGYLAEDIREAIDQLPEHHRTVIVLRYLQDFSYNEIADSLDLPLNTVKSYLFRARQQLQNRLQEYQKGGVSG
- a CDS encoding bifunctional 2-keto-4-hydroxyglutarate aldolase/2-keto-3-deoxy-6-phosphogluconate aldolase, with protein sequence MKKIKVLQNITAVGVVAVIRADNADDAVKMSAACIEGGLNNIEVTFTTPDADVAIKRLVAEYGSRAVIGAGTVLDPLTARIAILAGSEFVVSPSFEEETAKMCNLYGIPYMPGCMTLNEMKEALKLGVDVLKLFPGSAFGPDYVKAVKGPMPHVNIMPTGGVDLNNMEKWIANGCIAVGIGGNLTAPAKEGRYDQITELAAKYVAKFKEIKGA